Within the Streptomyces sp. YIM 121038 genome, the region CGCCGGGCACCTCGACCCGCGGCAGGCACCGCCGGGGCGGGTGTGGGGCGCGGCCGCCCTGCCCCTGCTCGAACTGGGCCTCGGCCGCTACGAGGCGGCGCTGCGCGGCTACGAGGACCTGGCGGCGGGCCCCGCGGGCCACACGGTGGTGGCGCTGCACTGTCTGCCGGACCACGTCGAGGCGGCGGTGCGGGCCGGGCGGCCCGACGCGGCGCACGAGGCGGCACGGCGGTACGCGGACTGGGCGGAGCACACGGGCGCGGCATGGGCGCGCGCCATCGCGGCGCGCTGCCGCGCCCTGCTAGCCGACGAGGCGACGGCGCAGACGGCCCCGACGGCGACCTCGGCACCCTCCGCGCACTCCGCGTACTCCGCGTACTCCGCCTACGAGGAGGCCCTGACGCTGCACACCGGCGACGGCAGGCCCTTCGAGCAGGCCCGTACGCGACTGCTGTTCGGGGAGTGGCTGCGCCGGGCGGGCCGCAGGAGCGAGGCCCGTGCCCCGCTGCGCGCGGCCCTGGACGCGTTCGAGCAGATCGGGGCGGCGCCGTGGGCGGGCCGGGCCCGCGCGGAGCTGCGGGCCACGGGCGAGAGCCGGGCGCGGCAGGGCGGCGGGCGGGTGCCGCTGGAGCGGCTCACGCCGCAGGAGCGTCAGGTGGTGCGGCTCGCGGCGGCGGGGATGACCAACCGCGACATCGGCGCCCAGCTGTTCCTGTCCCCGCGCACGGTGGGCTACCACCTGTACAACGCGTATCCGAAGCTGGGGGTGTCCTCACGGGGCGAGCTGACCCGCCTCGGCTTCGGGGCGGAGGAGGAAGAGCTGAGCGCCTGAGCGCCCCGGAGGGGCGGAGTTGCCGGTACCCGCCGCGTGCCGGGAGTGACGGCGGGGAGAGGGGGAAGCGCGGGCACCCCAGGGCGAGGCCAGAGGCACCCGCGCCCGAGGTCAGTGGCCGCCGAAAAGCGAGCGGCGCAGTCTGCGCAGCGGTGCGAACAGCGAGACACGGCGCACCTGCGCGCGCTTGCCGCCCCGGTCGTGCGCGGCGCCACGCGAGGTGAGCTCACGCATCAGCAGGGTCGCCTCGGCCGCCTCGCGCTGCGGGACGGCGGGGCCGCCCAGCACCGAGAGATGGCGGTCGAGACGCGAACTGCTCGCGCCGCTCCCACATGTGATCGCAGGGACCCTCGCCCTGCTGCGCACTGTTATCTGTTCCATGTCACTCCCCACCCGTACGAGGGCACCCGGCCCAGGGCAGGTTAACCCTATCGCCCCACCATGACACTCGTGTATCCCGGTGGCGGGATTCACCTTCTCCACAAGGACGTTGACGGTTACTCTCCGAATCCAACTGATTCCAGGGTGAGTTGGACGAGGGGCTTACTTGTGGGCCGCGCGGAGCCGCCGTCGCGTTCGACGGTGACAGCGAGTGATTTCGCTCGCGTGCTGAGATCCTTCGCGACCACCGGCGTTTCGCCATCGAGCAGCCCGAGCGAACGGGGCGCGGCACCGGCGCGCATCACCCACAGTTGATGCGCGCGCCCGTCCGGAGGCCGGCCCAGGCCGGTGACGCTCACCACGGCCCGCCGCTCCGCACGGGACGCGATCACACCGATCCCCCGTCCCCGCGCGTCCCGGCCGGTGCTCGCGCGGGCGTCGGGCGCGGCCAGGACGTGGGCGATCTCACGTGCGGCCGCCCGCTCGTCGGACAGCTCGCCGTCGGTGCGGACCAGCGCGAGGGCGAGGAAGGCGGCCGCCACGAGGGCGAGCACCACGCCGGACGCGGCGAGGGCCAGCGGAGCCCGGCCGGTGCCGCGGCGCCGCGGCACCACCAGGGGCTCGGGCGCGGCCCGCGGCCCGGCGGGCTCCTGGGCCGTGGTGCGCACGGCGGCGAGGATGCGCTCCCGCAGATCCTCGGGGGCGGGAACGGAGGCCGCGCGCGCCAGGCGCACGGTGTCGGCGGCGAGCGCGCGCACCTCCCGCGTGCATCGGTCGCAGGTGGCCAGATGCCTCTCGAAGCGGCGCGTCTCGTCCGGGTCGAGGGCGTCGAGCGCGTACGGCACGGCCAGGGAGTGCATGGAGTGCAGCGGGCCGCCCGGCCACCGGCCGCTCGCGTACCGGCGCAGGCGGCTCAGCGGTCCGGGTTCCGCAGGGCTCATGCGGCGGCACCCAGACAGTCGCGCAGGCGCAGCAGGCCGTCCCGCATGCGGGTCTTGACGGTGCCGAGCGGCACGGACAGGCGCCGCGCCACCTCCCGGTAGGTGTAGCCGTCGTAGTAGGCGAGGGTGAGTGCCTGGTGCTGGAGGTCGGTCAGACGCTCCAGACAGCGGCGCACCCACTCGCGCTCCAGGCTGCCCTCCACCGCCTCCGCGACCTGGTCGAAGGCCGGGCCCTCGCCGCGGTGGGCCAGGCGCCGCTCGCGGTCACCGGCCGCGCGGGCGCTGCGCACCCGGTCGACGGCCCTGCGGTGGGCCAGCGTCAGGATCCACGACAGGGCCGTGCCGCGCGCCGGGTCGAAGCGGCCCGCCGTGCGCCACAGTTCGAGCAGCACCTCCTGGGCCACCTCCTCGGACTGCGCCGGATCGCGAAGGACGCGCCGCACCAGGCCGTAGACCGGCCCGGACACCAGCGCGTACAGCTCCTCGAAGGCCTGGTGGTCGCCGTCGGCCACCCGTGGCAGCAGTGCGTCCGCGTCCACAGCCGTCCCCCCACTCTCCCGGCATCCCGGGCGCTCAATTCTGGACTCGGCGGAGATTCGGGGCGAGCCCCCGGGCCGGATTGGCGCGTCGCCGCGGAATTCACCGGCCGCGGGCCAATCCACGGCCGCCCCGGCGCCGAATGGCATGCGTCAGCCGGGCCGTGCGGTCAGCGCGCGGCCCGTACCGCCGAACTGAGGACGGACGCGATGACAGCAGTCGTCACACGCCGCGCGCAGCGCCGCAGGATCCGGGGCGTCGCCGCGCTGGTCTGTGGGGCGCTGGCCGCTGGGGGGCTCGCAGCCGCCGGGGTCAGCACGCTTCGACCGGAGGCCGCGAGCGCCTCCAGCCACCGGGAGGCCCCGCTGATCTCGGGGCAGCCGCAGTACGACAACACCGATGTGTACGCCTTCGTCAGCCCCGACAAGCCCGACACGACGACCCTCGTCGCGAACTGGGTGCCGTTCGAGGAACCGGCGGGCGGGCCGAACTTCTACCCGTTCCCCGAGGACGCCCAGTACGACGTGCACATCGACAGCGACGGCGACGCGCAGGGCGACCTGCTCTACCGCTGGACCTTCGACACGCGCACCAGGAACGGCGACACCTTCCTCTACAACACCGGTGAGGTCACGAGCCTGGACGACCCGGACCTGAACGTGACGCAGACGTACGACATCGACCTGCTGCGGCTGAAGGACCAGAAGGTCGTCTCCACCAAGAAGATCGCCGACGACCTGCCGATCGCGCCCTCGCACGTGGGCAAGGCGTCCATGCCCGACTACGGCAAGCTGCGCGACCAGGCCGTGCGCAAGCTCCCCGGCGGCGGCACCTCCTTCGTGGGGCAGGCCGACGACCCCTTCTTCCTGGACCTCAGGGTCTTCGACCTGGTGTACGGCAAGGACCTGTCGGAGGTCGGCCGGGACACGGTCGCCGGGTACAACGTGAACTCGGTGGCGCTCCAGGTGCCGACCGCCGAGATACGGCAGTCCAAGGACCAGCCGACCGTCGGCGTCTGGTCGACGACCCAGCGCAAGAACGCGGCGGGCAAGTGGACCCAGGTGTCCCGGCTCGGCGCGCCCCTGGTGAACGAGGTCGTCGTCCCGATGAAGGACAAGGACAAGTTCAACGCCTCCGCGCCGTGGGACGACGCGCAGTTCCTGCCGTACGTCCAGAAGCCGGAGCTGCCGCGGATCATCGAGAAGCTCTACAAGATCAAGGCGCCGAAGGAGCCGCGCAAGGACCTGGTCTCGGTGTTCCTCACCGGCGTGAAGGACCTCAACCAGCCGCCGAACGTACGGCCCGCCGAGGCGCTGCGCCTGAACACCTCGATCAAGCCCGCCGAGACGCCCAAGCGGCTCGGTGTCCTCGACGGCGACAACGCGGGCTATCCGAACGGGCGGCGCCTGAGCGACGACGTCCTGGACATCTCGCTCCAGGTCGTCGAGGGCGAACTCCTCGGCCAGAAGAACGACTTGGGTGACGCGGTCGACACCAACGACAAGGCCTTCGGGCGCTCCTTCCCCTATCTGGCGCTGCCCACGGCCGGGTCGCGGGGACCGGTGGCGGGCAAGGACGGCACCGGTGCGCGCACCGCCCTCAGCGGTGGCGCGCCGCCCGTGGACTCCGGCTCGTCCGGCTCCACCGACACCGTGCTGATCACGTCCGCGGCCGTGGGCGGCGCCGGGGTGCTGCTCGTCGGCGGCGGCCTCCTGTGGTGGCGGCGCCGGGCCACGGCCGGGGGTGCCTGAGGTGAACCACGTCTCCGGCCGCGGGCTCCTCGCCGCCGCCGTCCTCGCGGTCGCGCTGACCGGCGGGGCGCTGGCGCTCGGCGGGGTGCCGTCGGACTCGGACAAGGGGCGGCCGTCAGCGGCGGCCGCCCCGCCCGCCGCGCGGGGCGGCGTGCCGGACGCCCTCGGGAACCGGCTGCTCGCCTCCGACCTGGACCGCGGCGTTGCCGCGCTGCGGGCTCGGCTGCGCACCCAGCCCCAGGACGTCCGGTCCTGGGCCGCGCTCGGCACCGCGTACGTCGAGCAGGCCCGGCTCCGCGGCGACCCGTCCCGCTACGCGGAGGCCGAGCGCGCCCTGGACCGCGCGCTCGCGCTGC harbors:
- a CDS encoding anti-sigma factor; protein product: MHSLAVPYALDALDPDETRRFERHLATCDRCTREVRALAADTVRLARAASVPAPEDLRERILAAVRTTAQEPAGPRAAPEPLVVPRRRGTGRAPLALAASGVVLALVAAAFLALALVRTDGELSDERAAAREIAHVLAAPDARASTGRDARGRGIGVIASRAERRAVVSVTGLGRPPDGRAHQLWVMRAGAAPRSLGLLDGETPVVAKDLSTRAKSLAVTVERDGGSARPTSKPLVQLTLESVGFGE
- a CDS encoding sigma-70 family RNA polymerase sigma factor gives rise to the protein MDADALLPRVADGDHQAFEELYALVSGPVYGLVRRVLRDPAQSEEVAQEVLLELWRTAGRFDPARGTALSWILTLAHRRAVDRVRSARAAGDRERRLAHRGEGPAFDQVAEAVEGSLEREWVRRCLERLTDLQHQALTLAYYDGYTYREVARRLSVPLGTVKTRMRDGLLRLRDCLGAAA
- a CDS encoding DUF4331 domain-containing protein, yielding MTAVVTRRAQRRRIRGVAALVCGALAAGGLAAAGVSTLRPEAASASSHREAPLISGQPQYDNTDVYAFVSPDKPDTTTLVANWVPFEEPAGGPNFYPFPEDAQYDVHIDSDGDAQGDLLYRWTFDTRTRNGDTFLYNTGEVTSLDDPDLNVTQTYDIDLLRLKDQKVVSTKKIADDLPIAPSHVGKASMPDYGKLRDQAVRKLPGGGTSFVGQADDPFFLDLRVFDLVYGKDLSEVGRDTVAGYNVNSVALQVPTAEIRQSKDQPTVGVWSTTQRKNAAGKWTQVSRLGAPLVNEVVVPMKDKDKFNASAPWDDAQFLPYVQKPELPRIIEKLYKIKAPKEPRKDLVSVFLTGVKDLNQPPNVRPAEALRLNTSIKPAETPKRLGVLDGDNAGYPNGRRLSDDVLDISLQVVEGELLGQKNDLGDAVDTNDKAFGRSFPYLALPTAGSRGPVAGKDGTGARTALSGGAPPVDSGSSGSTDTVLITSAAVGGAGVLLVGGGLLWWRRRATAGGA